The Sphingopyxis fribergensis genome contains a region encoding:
- the motA gene encoding flagellar motor stator protein MotA — MFPVVGIVVLILLVFGGFALTGGNLGPVMHALPHEMLIIGGAAIGSLIIGNSGADLKALGGGLAKVFKGPKYKKQDYLDCILLVSTLMKMMRTEGPVAVEPHIEDPKNSTIFQQYPKLLKDDTLVHLICDTLRLVVVSSGTLDPHAVEEVMDNALKSHHHHSMKPAEGLQSLADALPALGIVAAVLGVVKTMGSIDKPPAILGGMIGSALVGTFLGVLLAYGLVGPFATRAKAVIESDAAIYHTVKQLIIASLHGHPQPLVIEAARSGVDHINQPSFAEVFDGMRGR, encoded by the coding sequence ATGTTTCCCGTTGTCGGCATTGTCGTATTGATCCTGCTGGTGTTCGGGGGCTTTGCGCTGACCGGGGGCAATCTGGGTCCGGTGATGCACGCGCTGCCGCACGAGATGCTGATCATCGGCGGCGCCGCGATCGGCTCGCTGATCATCGGCAATTCGGGCGCCGACCTGAAGGCGCTCGGCGGCGGGCTGGCCAAGGTCTTTAAAGGACCGAAGTATAAGAAGCAGGATTATCTCGACTGCATCCTGCTCGTCTCGACGCTGATGAAGATGATGCGCACCGAAGGACCGGTCGCGGTCGAGCCGCATATCGAAGACCCGAAAAACTCGACGATCTTCCAGCAATATCCGAAACTTTTGAAGGACGACACGCTCGTCCACCTGATCTGCGACACGCTGCGCCTGGTCGTCGTGTCGTCGGGCACGCTCGATCCGCACGCGGTCGAAGAGGTGATGGATAATGCGCTGAAGAGCCACCATCATCATTCGATGAAGCCCGCCGAAGGCTTGCAGAGCCTAGCCGACGCGCTTCCCGCACTGGGCATCGTTGCCGCGGTGCTCGGTGTCGTGAAGACGATGGGCTCGATCGACAAGCCGCCGGCGATCCTTGGCGGAATGATCGGTTCGGCGCTCGTCGGCACCTTCCTCGGCGTGCTTCTCGCTTACGGCCTTGTCGGTCCGTTCGCGACGCGCGCCAAGGCCGTGATCGAAAGCGACGCCGCCATCTATCACACGGTCAAGCAGCTGATCATCGCCTCGCTCCACGGCCACCCGCAGCCGCTGGTGATCGAGGCCGCACGCTCGGGGGTCGATCACATCAACCAGCCGAGTTTCGCCGAAGTCTTTGACGGAATGCGGGGCCGCTAA
- a CDS encoding rod-binding protein: protein MTNPVSSFGATPTPAAAGGGDGGLRKAAEAFEAVILRQLMASMRQAKLGDDIFGSSATDNFREMADARTADSIAAMRQFGIADMVERQFRGQLGAPKGGVQ from the coding sequence ATGACGAACCCTGTTTCTTCTTTCGGCGCCACGCCGACCCCCGCCGCCGCTGGCGGCGGCGATGGCGGGCTGCGCAAGGCGGCCGAGGCTTTCGAGGCCGTGATCCTGCGCCAGCTGATGGCGTCGATGCGGCAGGCCAAGCTTGGCGACGATATTTTCGGATCGAGTGCGACCGACAATTTCCGGGAAATGGCCGACGCGCGCACCGCGGATTCGATTGCCGCGATGCGCCAGTTCGGTATCGCCGACATGGTCGAACGGCAGTTCCGCGGCCAGCTCGGCGCACCTAAGGGAGGCGTACAATGA
- a CDS encoding flagellin N-terminal helical domain-containing protein, with translation MINAVGNRMTREIARQQKLAEAIERTQIQISGGKRLLRMSDDPIAARRIATIGTSQASMTAWSANLNTADALVSQADGVMKSVSSLMTRARELTLAAASDTANPADRATIAAELGTIADELDALAATRDSNGEPVFATGTARVMRFDSDVSFAPVQSAADVFVVGGNSLSTSIRDAATAIAAGNKAAMGTSITTLGTAISHVADEHAKLGLAGGRLERMGDGLAVREITLKDERSTIEDTNLDIAIAQLNAQDLTLQAAQAAFAKINRQTLFDILN, from the coding sequence ATGATCAACGCCGTGGGCAACCGCATGACACGCGAAATCGCGCGCCAACAGAAACTCGCCGAGGCGATCGAGCGGACACAAATCCAGATTTCGGGCGGCAAGAGACTGCTGCGCATGTCAGACGATCCGATTGCGGCGCGTCGGATCGCGACAATCGGCACGAGCCAGGCTAGCATGACCGCCTGGTCGGCCAATCTGAATACGGCCGACGCGCTGGTGTCGCAGGCCGATGGCGTGATGAAATCGGTCAGCAGCCTGATGACGCGCGCGCGCGAGCTGACGCTCGCCGCGGCGAGCGATACTGCGAACCCTGCCGACCGTGCGACGATCGCCGCCGAACTTGGCACGATCGCCGACGAACTCGATGCGCTGGCGGCGACGCGCGATTCGAACGGCGAACCCGTGTTCGCGACCGGGACGGCGCGCGTGATGCGTTTCGATTCGGATGTCAGCTTCGCACCGGTCCAGTCGGCGGCGGATGTCTTCGTCGTCGGGGGAAACAGCCTGTCGACGAGCATTCGTGACGCCGCGACGGCGATCGCCGCGGGCAACAAGGCGGCGATGGGTACGTCGATCACGACGCTCGGCACCGCGATCAGCCATGTCGCCGACGAACATGCGAAGCTCGGCCTCGCGGGCGGTCGGCTCGAACGCATGGGCGACGGGCTCGCCGTCCGCGAGATCACACTCAAGGATGAACGATCGACGATCGAGGATACCAATCTCGACATCGCGATCGCACAGCTCAACGCCCAGGACCTGACCCTCCAGGCGGCGCAGGCGGCCTTTGCCAAGATTAACCGGCAGACCTTGTTCGATATTTTGAACTGA
- the flgK gene encoding flagellar hook-associated protein FlgK, with amino-acid sequence MSDLLGIGFSGLKAYSRALATIGDNIANAQTPGYARRRLEMMEAVGGGNSIFYRGNTNPGGVDIRGIDRSVDGWLIEDSRITLGGAEHSATKLSWLGKTEDALSDETNGIKTALTTLYTTADQLTADPSNRTLRAQFLQAVDDVASGFRTAAGQLDKMGEGIEGAAASEVDQFNADLNALEQINVGLRKARPGSTNEASLLDERDRLLDKLSSQAGVSPTFDNNGAVTLRASGSGDLLVGGGVVNPISVTAAPDGRLSYSLGGSPLTISTGSLAGLADGANHVADQRAALDTMATDFANQLNAAHQAGTDANGNPGQPLFTGTSAATLTAAPLTPDQVAAADASGSNGNMLALGAMRGANDPEARWSGHLATQAQAVASARAQDAAAATRADASAAARDGVSQVDLDTEAAELLRFQQAYSAASRTIQVARETLQTLLSSL; translated from the coding sequence ATGAGCGACCTGCTCGGCATCGGCTTCAGCGGGCTCAAAGCCTATTCGCGCGCCCTCGCGACGATCGGCGACAATATCGCAAATGCCCAGACTCCGGGATATGCGCGGCGCCGGCTCGAGATGATGGAGGCCGTCGGCGGCGGCAATTCGATCTTCTATCGCGGCAATACCAATCCCGGCGGGGTCGACATCCGCGGTATCGACCGTTCGGTCGACGGCTGGCTGATCGAGGATTCGCGCATCACCTTGGGCGGCGCCGAACATTCGGCGACGAAGCTCAGCTGGCTCGGCAAGACCGAGGACGCGCTGAGCGACGAGACCAACGGCATCAAGACCGCACTTACCACGCTTTATACCACTGCCGACCAGCTCACCGCTGATCCGTCGAACCGGACGCTGCGCGCCCAGTTCCTGCAAGCGGTCGACGATGTCGCGTCGGGCTTTCGCACCGCCGCGGGCCAGCTCGACAAGATGGGCGAGGGGATCGAGGGTGCAGCGGCAAGTGAAGTCGACCAGTTCAACGCAGACCTCAATGCGCTCGAGCAGATTAACGTCGGCCTGCGCAAGGCGCGGCCGGGTTCGACCAACGAAGCGAGCCTGCTCGACGAACGCGACCGGCTGCTCGACAAACTGTCGTCGCAGGCGGGTGTCAGCCCGACCTTCGACAATAATGGCGCGGTAACATTGCGTGCGTCCGGATCGGGCGATCTGCTCGTCGGCGGGGGAGTGGTGAATCCGATTTCGGTCACCGCCGCTCCTGACGGACGCCTGTCTTATAGCCTCGGCGGTTCCCCGCTGACGATCTCGACGGGCTCGCTTGCCGGGCTGGCCGACGGCGCGAACCATGTCGCCGATCAGCGCGCCGCGCTCGATACGATGGCGACCGATTTTGCGAACCAGCTCAACGCCGCGCACCAGGCGGGCACCGACGCCAATGGCAATCCAGGCCAGCCGTTGTTCACCGGCACCAGCGCCGCAACGCTGACTGCCGCGCCGCTGACCCCAGATCAGGTGGCGGCGGCGGACGCGTCGGGCAGCAACGGCAATATGCTGGCGCTCGGCGCGATGCGCGGGGCGAACGATCCCGAAGCGCGCTGGTCGGGCCATCTGGCCACCCAGGCGCAGGCCGTGGCTTCGGCGCGGGCGCAAGATGCCGCTGCGGCGACGCGCGCCGATGCTTCGGCTGCGGCTCGCGACGGCGTCAGCCAGGTCGATCTCGACACCGAAGCCGCCGAACTGCTGCGGTTCCAGCAGGCCTATTCGGCAGCCTCGCGCACGATTCAGGTCGCGCGCGAAACCCTGCAAACATTGCTCAGCTCGCTCTAA